The proteins below come from a single Kitasatospora sp. NBC_00315 genomic window:
- a CDS encoding septum formation initiator family protein gives MPVAGGEARAGGRLLPGQGGRARITVRPGRASARGRTPFTVLVVVLLAGGLLGLLALNTALNEGSFELSRLQKQTTALTDQEQTLQRQIDQGSAPDALERRARELGMVPTGGLAFLQEDGTVLGKPGTAQDSPPVKPSGAQPWGGAQPGGGAPAAPAPSPAASPAAPAASPAAAAPASPAGSPAPPGDTTVQINPAGPATPVPSGGPAR, from the coding sequence GTGCCAGTGGCCGGCGGGGAGGCCCGGGCGGGCGGCAGGCTGCTGCCCGGTCAGGGCGGCAGAGCGCGGATCACCGTGCGGCCGGGCCGGGCGTCCGCCCGGGGCCGGACGCCCTTCACCGTCCTGGTGGTGGTGCTGCTCGCGGGCGGCCTGCTCGGGCTGCTGGCCCTCAACACGGCGCTCAACGAGGGCTCCTTCGAGCTCTCCCGGCTGCAGAAGCAGACCACCGCGCTGACCGACCAGGAGCAGACCCTCCAGCGCCAGATCGACCAGGGGTCGGCCCCGGACGCGCTGGAGCGCCGGGCCCGGGAGCTGGGCATGGTCCCGACCGGTGGGCTGGCGTTCCTCCAGGAGGACGGCACGGTGCTCGGCAAGCCGGGGACCGCCCAGGACAGCCCGCCGGTCAAGCCCTCCGGGGCGCAGCCGTGGGGCGGCGCCCAGCCGGGCGGCGGCGCCCCGGCGGCGCCCGCGCCGTCCCCGGCGGCCTCGCCGGCCGCTCCCGCGGCTTCGCCGGCCGCCGCCGCGCCGGCCTCCCCGGCCGGCTCCCCCGCTCCGCCCGGGGACACCACCGTCCAGATCAACCCGGCAGG